One Takifugu rubripes chromosome 19, fTakRub1.2, whole genome shotgun sequence genomic window carries:
- the ptgis gene encoding prostacyclin synthase isoform X1, giving the protein MGLNVRLLLPPPSPSLLRRSSRMITVCLRELMHSLGPVACASQRTCSVKPRTLCVHDPAAPRSGSPERDMIWAALLGGLLTLVLLYFSRRRQDNEPPLDKGALPWLGHALEFGRDAAKFLARMKEKHGDVFTVRVAGQYITVLLDANSFDSVLNDTVSLDFVKSKNQLLERIFFLKLPGLQPAAEREWMEQHFHGFRLSNLSGTMKANIESLLLSDVKGGSASGWRQDGLFNFCYSLLFRAGYLTLFDSADNVTAIYKEFRKFDKLLSKLVRGSLKKGETHTVNSSRKRLWELLSADWLSRASGSISWQQSYNRFLEKEGVDMEMQRRASLLQLWTTQCNNGPAAFWLLGFLLTHPEAMEALKSEIRQFNLQDPAVRHQTSGSPDSRRTPVFDSILSETLRLTAAVLISRVVVGDKVLRMASGQQYKLRRGDKVILFPFLSPQMDPEIHLEPQSFKYDRFLNIDMSMKDTFYKNEGRLKYYTMPWGAGRHACVGKEFAVATIKQFVFFILTHFDLETCDPQAKLPPVNPSRYGLGMLQPEGELQVRYRLKRSQPET; this is encoded by the exons ATGGGACTCAATGTGagactcctcctccccccccccagcccttcCCTTCTTCGCCGCTCTTCACGGATGATTACGGTTTGTCTGAGGGAACTCATGCACAGCCTTGGCCCGGTAGCGTGTGCGTCCCAGCGCACATGCTCGGTGAAGCCGCGCACGCTCTGCGTCCACGATCCTGCGGCTCC GAGAAGCGGCTCACCTGAGAGAGACATGATCTGGGCAGCACTTTTAGGCGGACTCCTCACGCTGGTTCTCCTTTACTTCTCTCGCAGAAG GCAGGACAACGAGCCGCCGCTGGACAAAGGAGCCCTGCCGTGGCTGGGCCACGCTCTGGAGTTTGGAAGAGATGCTGCAAAGTTTTTGGCTCGGATGAAAGAGAAGCACGGAGATGTCTTCACC GTCCGTGTTGCTGGGCAGTACATAACAGTGCTGTTGGATGCAAACTCATTCGACAGCGTGCTGAATGACACAGTCTCTCTGGACTTTGTCAAGAGCAAAAATCAGCTCCTGGAAAGGATCTTCTTCCTGAAGCTGCCAGGCCTCcagcctgcagcagagagggaatGGATGGAGCA GCATTTTCATGGATTTAGGCTTTCAAATCTCAGCGGAACCATGAAGGCTAATATTGAAAGTCTGCTGCTGAGCGACGTGAAAGGTGGCAGCGCTTCAGGGTGGAGACAGGACGGTCTGTTCAACTTCTGTTACAGCCTCCTCTTCAG GGCTGGATACCTCACCTTGTTTGACAGCGCAGACAATGTCACCGCCATCTACAAAGAATTTCGCAAATTTGACAAGCTTCTATCCAAATTGGTCCGTGGCTCCCTAAAGAAAG GGGAAACCCACACAGTCAACTCATCCAGGAAACGACTGTGGGAACTCCTatctgctgattggctgagccgGGCGTCAGGGTCAATCTCCTGGCAACAGAGCTACAACCGATTCCTGGAAAAGGAAGGAGTCGACATGGAAATGCAGAGGCGAGCgtcactgctgcagctgtggaccACTCAG TGCAACAATGGACCGGCCGCCTTTTGGCTCCTCGGCTTCCTGCTCACTCACCCCGAGGCCATGGAGGCGCTCAAATCAGAGATCAGACAGTTCAACCTGCAGGACCCTGCTGTCCGACATCAGACTAGTGGCTCGCCGGACTCACGTCGCACCCCAGTTTTTG ACAGCATCCTGAGCGAGACCCTCCGTCTCACCGCTGCCGTTCTCATCAGTAGGGTGGTGGTTGGGGATAAGGTGCTGCGGATGGCCAGCGGGCAGCAGTACAAGCTCAGACGGGGGGACAAAGTgatcctcttccccttcctcagccCGCAAATGGACCCAGAGATACATTTGGAGCCACAG AGTTTTAAATACGATCGATTTTTAAACATCGACATGAGCATGAAGGATACATTCTACAAGAATGAAGGGAGGCTGAAATACTACACCATGCCCTGGGGTGCAGGAAGGCACGCCTGCGTCGGGAAAGAGTTCGCAGTCGCCACCATTAAACA gttcgtcttcttcatcctgacCCACTTCGATCTGGAAACGTGTGACCCGCAGGCCAAACTGCCGCCAGTAAATCCCAGTCGCTACGGCTTAGGGATGCTCCAGCCTGAGGGAGAGCTGCAGGTCCGGTACCGACTGAAGAGGAGCCAGCCTGAAACGTGA
- the ptgis gene encoding prostacyclin synthase isoform X2 — protein sequence MFRRSGSPERDMIWAALLGGLLTLVLLYFSRRRQDNEPPLDKGALPWLGHALEFGRDAAKFLARMKEKHGDVFTVRVAGQYITVLLDANSFDSVLNDTVSLDFVKSKNQLLERIFFLKLPGLQPAAEREWMEQHFHGFRLSNLSGTMKANIESLLLSDVKGGSASGWRQDGLFNFCYSLLFRAGYLTLFDSADNVTAIYKEFRKFDKLLSKLVRGSLKKGETHTVNSSRKRLWELLSADWLSRASGSISWQQSYNRFLEKEGVDMEMQRRASLLQLWTTQCNNGPAAFWLLGFLLTHPEAMEALKSEIRQFNLQDPAVRHQTSGSPDSRRTPVFDSILSETLRLTAAVLISRVVVGDKVLRMASGQQYKLRRGDKVILFPFLSPQMDPEIHLEPQSFKYDRFLNIDMSMKDTFYKNEGRLKYYTMPWGAGRHACVGKEFAVATIKQFVFFILTHFDLETCDPQAKLPPVNPSRYGLGMLQPEGELQVRYRLKRSQPET from the exons ATGTTCAG GAGAAGCGGCTCACCTGAGAGAGACATGATCTGGGCAGCACTTTTAGGCGGACTCCTCACGCTGGTTCTCCTTTACTTCTCTCGCAGAAG GCAGGACAACGAGCCGCCGCTGGACAAAGGAGCCCTGCCGTGGCTGGGCCACGCTCTGGAGTTTGGAAGAGATGCTGCAAAGTTTTTGGCTCGGATGAAAGAGAAGCACGGAGATGTCTTCACC GTCCGTGTTGCTGGGCAGTACATAACAGTGCTGTTGGATGCAAACTCATTCGACAGCGTGCTGAATGACACAGTCTCTCTGGACTTTGTCAAGAGCAAAAATCAGCTCCTGGAAAGGATCTTCTTCCTGAAGCTGCCAGGCCTCcagcctgcagcagagagggaatGGATGGAGCA GCATTTTCATGGATTTAGGCTTTCAAATCTCAGCGGAACCATGAAGGCTAATATTGAAAGTCTGCTGCTGAGCGACGTGAAAGGTGGCAGCGCTTCAGGGTGGAGACAGGACGGTCTGTTCAACTTCTGTTACAGCCTCCTCTTCAG GGCTGGATACCTCACCTTGTTTGACAGCGCAGACAATGTCACCGCCATCTACAAAGAATTTCGCAAATTTGACAAGCTTCTATCCAAATTGGTCCGTGGCTCCCTAAAGAAAG GGGAAACCCACACAGTCAACTCATCCAGGAAACGACTGTGGGAACTCCTatctgctgattggctgagccgGGCGTCAGGGTCAATCTCCTGGCAACAGAGCTACAACCGATTCCTGGAAAAGGAAGGAGTCGACATGGAAATGCAGAGGCGAGCgtcactgctgcagctgtggaccACTCAG TGCAACAATGGACCGGCCGCCTTTTGGCTCCTCGGCTTCCTGCTCACTCACCCCGAGGCCATGGAGGCGCTCAAATCAGAGATCAGACAGTTCAACCTGCAGGACCCTGCTGTCCGACATCAGACTAGTGGCTCGCCGGACTCACGTCGCACCCCAGTTTTTG ACAGCATCCTGAGCGAGACCCTCCGTCTCACCGCTGCCGTTCTCATCAGTAGGGTGGTGGTTGGGGATAAGGTGCTGCGGATGGCCAGCGGGCAGCAGTACAAGCTCAGACGGGGGGACAAAGTgatcctcttccccttcctcagccCGCAAATGGACCCAGAGATACATTTGGAGCCACAG AGTTTTAAATACGATCGATTTTTAAACATCGACATGAGCATGAAGGATACATTCTACAAGAATGAAGGGAGGCTGAAATACTACACCATGCCCTGGGGTGCAGGAAGGCACGCCTGCGTCGGGAAAGAGTTCGCAGTCGCCACCATTAAACA gttcgtcttcttcatcctgacCCACTTCGATCTGGAAACGTGTGACCCGCAGGCCAAACTGCCGCCAGTAAATCCCAGTCGCTACGGCTTAGGGATGCTCCAGCCTGAGGGAGAGCTGCAGGTCCGGTACCGACTGAAGAGGAGCCAGCCTGAAACGTGA
- the LOC101069459 gene encoding SLIT-ROBO Rho GTPase-activating protein 3-like isoform X1: MSSQAKVKKDKEIIAEYETQVKEIRNQLVEQFRCLEQQSESRLQLLQDLQEFFRRKAELQLEYSRGLDKLAERYSAKIRTSREHQHLKKDQNLMSTVNCWYLVLEQTRRESRDHATLSDIYNNNVIVRLAHVGEDVIRLFKKSKDIGVQMHEELVKVTNELYTVMKTYHMYHTESLSAENKLKEAEKQEEKHIGKANDISSALLRYGHDERPQRRSSVKKMEKLKEKRQNKYYENKLKCTKARNDYLLNLAATNALVAKYYIHDVSDMIDGCDLGYHASLARALRTYLSAEYSLETSRHEGLDLLEGAVDAMDIRGDKHKFMDTHNQIFCPPACFDYQPHMGDEVCQLSAQQPVQTELLMRYHQLQSRLATLKIENEEVRKTLDATMQTLQDMLTVEDFDVSEAFQHSQSTESVKSASSDSYMSKANISKRRANQQETEGFYFTKYKEYLNGSNLIVKLEAKHELLKQTLGEGERAEYGTTRPPSLPPKPQRMRKSRPRSVFNRKLFNGNMEAFIQDSGQPIPVVVESCVRYINLYGLQQQGIFRVPGSQVEVNDIKNAFERGEDPLVDDESDHDINSVAGVLKLYFRGLENPLFPKERFLDLISTTKLDSGVERAHQLHQIIVTLQRPVIVVMRYLFAFLNHLSQYSDENMMDPYNLAICFGPTLMPIPDEQDPVSCQAHVNEVIKSVIIHHELIFPTRRELEGPVYEKCMAGGEEYCESPHSEPGALDEVDNGPNTSDEELEQIEAIAKFDYVGRSPRELSFKKGASLLLYLRASEDWWEGRHNAVDGLIPHQYIVVQDMDDAFTESVPRPNNAGSGAQHDERGTSRNDHPSPCEHTPEHRYGAAVGRMRVRSDGAAVPRHRSSTDSHSPSRAADQPPRVLPRPGSPHKISVSRGPVDSPEKRRLTTFGSAGCITHPERKAFVESHAQRSSPVATRHASLGDHKAFEAEALAEDIEKTMNTALHELRELERQNVAKHAPDVVLDTLEPHKHPGGTQDPTGSPLHTMLIRDPDAAQRRSSSSSSSETMTTFKPALSARRPNAPLRPPPVRPVRPAPVIGQGQGPQRSSSSSSSGLGSPSITPTDRVFPKPPSPSPSTSSSSSDKQGNM; the protein is encoded by the exons ATGTCATCTCAGGCGAAAGTCAAGAAGGACAAAGAGATTATTGCTGAATATGAGACCCAAGTGAAAG aGATCCGTaaccagctggtggagcagtTCCGATGTCTGGAGCAGCAGTCGGAGTcacggctgcagctgctgcaggacctgcaggagttCTTCCGCCGCAAAGCCGAGCTCCAGCTGGAGTACTCCAGAGGCCTGGACAAACTGGCCGAGCGCTACTCTGCAAAGATCCGCACCTCCAGGGAGCACCAACACTTAAA AAAGGACCAGAATCTGATGTCCACCGTGAACTGCTGGTATTTGGTCCTGGAGCAGACCAGGCGGGAGAGCAGAGACCACGCCACTCTCAGCGACATCTACAACAACAACGTCATTGTCCGGCTGGCGCACGTGGGCGAGGATGTCATCAGACTTTTCAAAAAG AGCAAAGACATCGGAGTGCAGATGCATGAGGAGTTAGTGAAAGTCACCAACGAGCTTTACACA GTAATGAAGACGTACCACATGTACCATACGGAGAGTCTCAGTGCTGAGAACAAGTTGAAGGAGGCGGAGAAGCAAGAAGAGAAGCACATCGGCAAAGCTAACGACatcagctctgctctgctgaggTATGGCCACGACGAGCGTCCGCAGCGAAGGAGCTCTgtgaagaagatggagaagctgaaggagaag AGACAAAACAAGTACTATGAGAACAAGCTCAAGTGCACAAAGGCCCGAAATGACTATCTTTTAAACCTGGCTGCGACCAATGCCCTGGTGGCCAAATACTACATCCATGACGTTTCAGACATGATCGAC GGCTGTGACTTAGGTTACCACGCGAGCCTGGCGCGCGCCCTGAGGACCTACTTGTCTGCAGAGTACAGCCTGGAGACCTCTCGCCATGAGGGTTTGGACCTGCTGGAGGGAGCAGTAGACGCCATGGACATCCGCGGGGACAAGCACAAGTTTATGGACACACACAATCAGATCTTCTGCCCCCCGGCGTGCTTTGACTATCAGCCACACATGGGAGACGAG GTGTGTCAGCTCAGCGCGCAGCAGCCTGTCCAGACAGAGCTGCTGATGCGCTACCACCAGCTGCAGTCCCGCCTGGCCACCTTGAAGATTGAAAACGAAGAA gtgagGAAGACGCTTGACGCAACCATGCAGACCCTTCAGGACATGCTCACCGTGGAGGACTTTGACGTTTCCGAGGCTTTCCAGCACAGCCAATCCACCGAGTCGGTGAAATCGGCCTCCTCCGACTCCTACATGAGCAAGGCAAACATCAGTAAGAGACGAGCCAATCAGCAGGAGACGGAAGGGTTCTACTTCACC AAATACAAGGAATACTTGAATGGAAGCAATCTCATTGTCAAACTGGAGGCCAAGCATGAACTTCTGAAGCAGACCTTAGGGGAAG GGGAGAGGGCTGAATATGGAACAACAAG gcccccctctcttccccctaaACCCCAGAGAATGCGGAAGTCTAGACCTCGCTCCGTTTTTAACCGTAAGCTGTTTAACGGCAATATGGAGGCCTTCATCCAG GATTCTGGACAACCCATACCAGTGGTGGTTGAGAGCTGTGTCCGATACATCAACCTGTACG GTCTGCAGCAGCAAGGCATATTTCGGGTTCCAGGGTCCCAGGTCGAAGTCAATgatattaaaaatgcatttgaaagAG GGGAGGATCCGCTGGTGGATGATGAGAGCGATCACGACATCAACTCTGTGGCGGGTGTGCTGAAGCTGTATTTTAGAGGGCTGGAAAACCCGCTGTTCCCCAAAGAACGTTTCCTCGATCTCATATCCACCACCA agCTCGACTCTGGCGTAGAAAGAGCTCATCAGCTCCACCAGATAATTGTGACCCTTCAGAGGCCCGTGATCGTCGTCATGAGATACCTGTTTGCGTTCCTGAATCA TCTTTCGCAGTACAGCGACGAGAACATGATGGACCCCTACAACCTCGCTATTTGCTTTGGTCCCACGTTGATGCCCATACCAGATGAGCAGGACCCCGTGTCCTGTCAGGCCCACGTTAACGAGGTCATCAAGTCGGTCATCATCCACCACGAGTTGATATTTCCCACTCGGCGCGAGTTAGAAGGCCCCGTTTATGAAAAGTGCATGGCTGGTGGGGAGGAGTACTG TGAAAGCCCCCACAGTGAGCCAGGAGCTCTGGATGAGGTTGACAACGGACCCAACACCAGTGACGAAG AACTGGAGCAGATCGAGGCCATAGCGAAGTTTGACTACGTGGGCCGAAGTCCTCGAGAACTTTCCTTTAAGAAGGGGGCGTCTTTGCTGCTCTACCTGCGAGCCTCTGAGGACTGGTGGGAGGGGCGACACAACGCTGTAGACGGGCTGATCCCTCATCAGTACATCGTTGTGCAGGACAT GGACGACGCGTTCACAGAAAGTGTTCCGAGGCCTAATAATGCAGGCAGTGGAGCGCAACACGACGAGCGAGGCACATCCAGAAACGACCACCCGTCTCCTTGTGAACACACCCCCGAGCACCGTTACGGAGCAGCAGTGGGAAG aATGAGGGTGCGATCCGATGGAGCTGCAGTTCCGCGGCACAGGAGCAGCACCGATAGTCACAGTCCCAGCCGAGCTGCGGACCAACCCCCCAGGGTTCTGCCCAGGCCCGGCAGCCCACACAAAATATCTGTAAGCAGGGGCCCGGTTGACAGCCCAGAGAAGCGGCGCCTCACGACTTTTGGTAGTGCCGGCTGCATCACCCACCCGGAGAGGAAGGCCTTCGTCGAGAGCCACGCCCAGCGCTCCTCGCCCGTGGCCACACGCCACGCCAGTTTAGGGGATCACAAGGCCTTCGAAGCTGAAGCGCTAGCGGAG GACATAGAAAAAACCATGAACACAGCTCTCCACGAGCTGCGTGAGTTGGAGCGACAGAACGTAGCCAAACATGCCCCCGATGTTGTTTTGGACACGCTGGAGCCCCACAAGCACCCTGGTGGAACCCAGGACCCCACTGGAAGCCCTCTCCACACCATGCTGATTAGAGATCCAGATGCGGCCCAGCGgcgttccagcagcagctcctcctccgagACCATGACCACCTTTAAGCCCGCCCTGTCCGCACGCAGACCGAATGCGCCTCTCAggccccctcctgtcagacccgTTCGGCCTGCGCCCGTGATTGGACAAGGCCAGGGGCCGCAGCGCTCCAGCAGCTCTAGCTCCTCCGGCCTCGGCAGTCCTAGCATCACGCCTACCGACAGGGTCTTTCCCAAACCTCCCTCCCCATCACCGTccacatcttcctcctcttcagacaAGCAAGGTAACAtgtag
- the LOC101069459 gene encoding SLIT-ROBO Rho GTPase-activating protein 3-like isoform X2, whose product MSSQAKVKKDKEIIAEYETQVKEIRNQLVEQFRCLEQQSESRLQLLQDLQEFFRRKAELQLEYSRGLDKLAERYSAKIRTSREHQHLKKDQNLMSTVNCWYLVLEQTRRESRDHATLSDIYNNNVIVRLAHVGEDVIRLFKKSKDIGVQMHEELVKVTNELYTVMKTYHMYHTESLSAENKLKEAEKQEEKHIGKANDISSALLRYGHDERPQRRSSVKKMEKLKEKRQNKYYENKLKCTKARNDYLLNLAATNALVAKYYIHDVSDMIDGCDLGYHASLARALRTYLSAEYSLETSRHEGLDLLEGAVDAMDIRGDKHKFMDTHNQIFCPPACFDYQPHMGDEVCQLSAQQPVQTELLMRYHQLQSRLATLKIENEEVRKTLDATMQTLQDMLTVEDFDVSEAFQHSQSTESVKSASSDSYMSKANISKRRANQQETEGFYFTKYKEYLNGSNLIVKLEAKHELLKQTLGEGERAEYGTTRGRRNVRARSQDSGQPIPVVVESCVRYINLYGLQQQGIFRVPGSQVEVNDIKNAFERGEDPLVDDESDHDINSVAGVLKLYFRGLENPLFPKERFLDLISTTKLDSGVERAHQLHQIIVTLQRPVIVVMRYLFAFLNHLSQYSDENMMDPYNLAICFGPTLMPIPDEQDPVSCQAHVNEVIKSVIIHHELIFPTRRELEGPVYEKCMAGGEEYCESPHSEPGALDEVDNGPNTSDEELEQIEAIAKFDYVGRSPRELSFKKGASLLLYLRASEDWWEGRHNAVDGLIPHQYIVVQDMDDAFTESVPRPNNAGSGAQHDERGTSRNDHPSPCEHTPEHRYGAAVGRMRVRSDGAAVPRHRSSTDSHSPSRAADQPPRVLPRPGSPHKISVSRGPVDSPEKRRLTTFGSAGCITHPERKAFVESHAQRSSPVATRHASLGDHKAFEAEALAEDIEKTMNTALHELRELERQNVAKHAPDVVLDTLEPHKHPGGTQDPTGSPLHTMLIRDPDAAQRRSSSSSSSETMTTFKPALSARRPNAPLRPPPVRPVRPAPVIGQGQGPQRSSSSSSSGLGSPSITPTDRVFPKPPSPSPSTSSSSSDKQGNM is encoded by the exons ATGTCATCTCAGGCGAAAGTCAAGAAGGACAAAGAGATTATTGCTGAATATGAGACCCAAGTGAAAG aGATCCGTaaccagctggtggagcagtTCCGATGTCTGGAGCAGCAGTCGGAGTcacggctgcagctgctgcaggacctgcaggagttCTTCCGCCGCAAAGCCGAGCTCCAGCTGGAGTACTCCAGAGGCCTGGACAAACTGGCCGAGCGCTACTCTGCAAAGATCCGCACCTCCAGGGAGCACCAACACTTAAA AAAGGACCAGAATCTGATGTCCACCGTGAACTGCTGGTATTTGGTCCTGGAGCAGACCAGGCGGGAGAGCAGAGACCACGCCACTCTCAGCGACATCTACAACAACAACGTCATTGTCCGGCTGGCGCACGTGGGCGAGGATGTCATCAGACTTTTCAAAAAG AGCAAAGACATCGGAGTGCAGATGCATGAGGAGTTAGTGAAAGTCACCAACGAGCTTTACACA GTAATGAAGACGTACCACATGTACCATACGGAGAGTCTCAGTGCTGAGAACAAGTTGAAGGAGGCGGAGAAGCAAGAAGAGAAGCACATCGGCAAAGCTAACGACatcagctctgctctgctgaggTATGGCCACGACGAGCGTCCGCAGCGAAGGAGCTCTgtgaagaagatggagaagctgaaggagaag AGACAAAACAAGTACTATGAGAACAAGCTCAAGTGCACAAAGGCCCGAAATGACTATCTTTTAAACCTGGCTGCGACCAATGCCCTGGTGGCCAAATACTACATCCATGACGTTTCAGACATGATCGAC GGCTGTGACTTAGGTTACCACGCGAGCCTGGCGCGCGCCCTGAGGACCTACTTGTCTGCAGAGTACAGCCTGGAGACCTCTCGCCATGAGGGTTTGGACCTGCTGGAGGGAGCAGTAGACGCCATGGACATCCGCGGGGACAAGCACAAGTTTATGGACACACACAATCAGATCTTCTGCCCCCCGGCGTGCTTTGACTATCAGCCACACATGGGAGACGAG GTGTGTCAGCTCAGCGCGCAGCAGCCTGTCCAGACAGAGCTGCTGATGCGCTACCACCAGCTGCAGTCCCGCCTGGCCACCTTGAAGATTGAAAACGAAGAA gtgagGAAGACGCTTGACGCAACCATGCAGACCCTTCAGGACATGCTCACCGTGGAGGACTTTGACGTTTCCGAGGCTTTCCAGCACAGCCAATCCACCGAGTCGGTGAAATCGGCCTCCTCCGACTCCTACATGAGCAAGGCAAACATCAGTAAGAGACGAGCCAATCAGCAGGAGACGGAAGGGTTCTACTTCACC AAATACAAGGAATACTTGAATGGAAGCAATCTCATTGTCAAACTGGAGGCCAAGCATGAACTTCTGAAGCAGACCTTAGGGGAAG GGGAGAGGGCTGAATATGGAACAACAAG GGGAAGACGGAATGTCCGTGCCAGGAGCCAG GATTCTGGACAACCCATACCAGTGGTGGTTGAGAGCTGTGTCCGATACATCAACCTGTACG GTCTGCAGCAGCAAGGCATATTTCGGGTTCCAGGGTCCCAGGTCGAAGTCAATgatattaaaaatgcatttgaaagAG GGGAGGATCCGCTGGTGGATGATGAGAGCGATCACGACATCAACTCTGTGGCGGGTGTGCTGAAGCTGTATTTTAGAGGGCTGGAAAACCCGCTGTTCCCCAAAGAACGTTTCCTCGATCTCATATCCACCACCA agCTCGACTCTGGCGTAGAAAGAGCTCATCAGCTCCACCAGATAATTGTGACCCTTCAGAGGCCCGTGATCGTCGTCATGAGATACCTGTTTGCGTTCCTGAATCA TCTTTCGCAGTACAGCGACGAGAACATGATGGACCCCTACAACCTCGCTATTTGCTTTGGTCCCACGTTGATGCCCATACCAGATGAGCAGGACCCCGTGTCCTGTCAGGCCCACGTTAACGAGGTCATCAAGTCGGTCATCATCCACCACGAGTTGATATTTCCCACTCGGCGCGAGTTAGAAGGCCCCGTTTATGAAAAGTGCATGGCTGGTGGGGAGGAGTACTG TGAAAGCCCCCACAGTGAGCCAGGAGCTCTGGATGAGGTTGACAACGGACCCAACACCAGTGACGAAG AACTGGAGCAGATCGAGGCCATAGCGAAGTTTGACTACGTGGGCCGAAGTCCTCGAGAACTTTCCTTTAAGAAGGGGGCGTCTTTGCTGCTCTACCTGCGAGCCTCTGAGGACTGGTGGGAGGGGCGACACAACGCTGTAGACGGGCTGATCCCTCATCAGTACATCGTTGTGCAGGACAT GGACGACGCGTTCACAGAAAGTGTTCCGAGGCCTAATAATGCAGGCAGTGGAGCGCAACACGACGAGCGAGGCACATCCAGAAACGACCACCCGTCTCCTTGTGAACACACCCCCGAGCACCGTTACGGAGCAGCAGTGGGAAG aATGAGGGTGCGATCCGATGGAGCTGCAGTTCCGCGGCACAGGAGCAGCACCGATAGTCACAGTCCCAGCCGAGCTGCGGACCAACCCCCCAGGGTTCTGCCCAGGCCCGGCAGCCCACACAAAATATCTGTAAGCAGGGGCCCGGTTGACAGCCCAGAGAAGCGGCGCCTCACGACTTTTGGTAGTGCCGGCTGCATCACCCACCCGGAGAGGAAGGCCTTCGTCGAGAGCCACGCCCAGCGCTCCTCGCCCGTGGCCACACGCCACGCCAGTTTAGGGGATCACAAGGCCTTCGAAGCTGAAGCGCTAGCGGAG GACATAGAAAAAACCATGAACACAGCTCTCCACGAGCTGCGTGAGTTGGAGCGACAGAACGTAGCCAAACATGCCCCCGATGTTGTTTTGGACACGCTGGAGCCCCACAAGCACCCTGGTGGAACCCAGGACCCCACTGGAAGCCCTCTCCACACCATGCTGATTAGAGATCCAGATGCGGCCCAGCGgcgttccagcagcagctcctcctccgagACCATGACCACCTTTAAGCCCGCCCTGTCCGCACGCAGACCGAATGCGCCTCTCAggccccctcctgtcagacccgTTCGGCCTGCGCCCGTGATTGGACAAGGCCAGGGGCCGCAGCGCTCCAGCAGCTCTAGCTCCTCCGGCCTCGGCAGTCCTAGCATCACGCCTACCGACAGGGTCTTTCCCAAACCTCCCTCCCCATCACCGTccacatcttcctcctcttcagacaAGCAAGGTAACAtgtag